A segment of the Rhodopirellula bahusiensis genome:
GGAAGGAAACCTCGTCCGCGTTGGCGGGCGAAAACCCAGCGACAAAGATCGCGATGACGCCAAAAACGACGGTGATCGGATTCGCCGTGGTGAAACCCACAGGTGAATTGGGCGAAGGCATTCGCGAGGCGGGGGGTGGTGAGGAGCGAATTTGGAGGGCGGGATTCCATTTTGGTCGACCTCCGGTGAGATCGCAACTGAAGGCGAACGCAGGATGCCCCCTTCCGAGAGACCTATTGAATGAAAGGGCCGTGAAACTCAGGGCGAACTCGAACTGAACTTTTATTGTCCCCCCCTGAAACGCTATTCTTGGCAATCGATTCGCGACTTCGTATCTCGCGACCCATCCTTGTTCAGAAAGAAAATTGTCTGATGTCCTCTGATTCCCCCTCAACTTCCGCTTCCTCGTCGTCCCAGGCCGCTGAAGTTCAAGTCCGATTGCCGGACGGTTCGCTGAAAACCCAACCCGCTGACGCCACCGCGATGGACGTCGCGAAAGAGATCAGCGAAGGCCTTGCCCGCAGCGTCGTGGCCGCCGAAGTCGACGGCACGATTGTCGATTCGTTCCGTCCGCTCGGTGAGATCGCCGATGATGAAAACGTGGTTCCGCTTCGTTTGCTGACCACGCGTGACGAATCGGCTCTTGATGTGCTGCGTCACTCGGCCGCCCACGTCATGGCTCGCGCGATCATGCGAATCTACAAAGGCGTTTCGCTGGCGTTCGGACCGACCACCTCGGGTGGTTTCTATTACGACTTCGACATGCCGGAGAAAATCAGCGAAGACGATTTTCCGAAGATTGAAGCGGAAATCAAAAAGATCATCAAAGCCAAAGAGCCGTTCGAACGATTTGTGCTGGATCGTGATGAAGCCCGCAAGCTTTGCGATGACCTCGATCAAGACCTGAAGGTCGAACACATCGAAACCGGTTTGGGCGACCAAGCCACGGTCAGCTTCTATCGCCAAGGCGAGTTCGTCGACCTTTGCCGCGGACCTCACATTCCTCACGCCGGAATGATCAAAGCGATCAAACTGCTGAGCGTTGCCGGTGCGTACTGGAAAGGCGATGCTTCGGGACGTCAGTTGCAACGCGTTTACGGCACCGCTTTCTTTGACAAGAAAGAGTTGGCCAGTTACCTGGAGCAGATCGAAGAAGCCAAACGCCGCGATCACCGCGTGCTCGGCAAACAACACGGTCTGTTCGCGATCAATCCCGAAGTCGGCCAAGGTTTGTGTTTGTGGTTGCCCAAGGGAGCTCGTGTTCGCGTCACGCTGGAAGATTTCTTGCGTCGCGAATTGCTTTCGCGTGGTTACGACCCGGTGTACAGCCCGCACATCGGTCGCGTGGAAATGTACGAAACCAGCGGTCACTTCCCATACTATCGCGACAGCCAGTTTGCTCCGTTGTTTGGCAGCGAAGTCGGCGGGTTGCTCGATGCGTGGAGCACTCGACTGGACAAAGATGATTTGTCTAAGGACGACGAAGACAAGTTGATCGCCGCGGCGGAAGTCTTTGGCGTCAAGCTGCCCGAATACAAACCGTCGGCATCCAATGACGCGAAAAAGGACGTGCTGCATCGCTGGCAATTGAATCACGAGCGTTATCTGCTCAAGCCAATGAACTGCCCGCACCACTGTCAGATCTTTGGTGCCCAGCCACGATCGTATCGTCAGTTGCCTCTGCGGTTGTTCGAGTTCGGAACCGTCTATCGTCACGAGCAAACTGGTGAACTGAACGGGATGATGCGGGTGCGTGGTCTGACCCAAGATGACGCGCACATCTTCTGCACCGCTGATCAAGTCGAAGAGGAATTCCGGGCAACGATCGAGTTGACCAAGTTCGTGCTCGAGTCCGTTGGGCTGGACGATTACCGCGTGCAATTGTCGCTGCGGGATCCGGACAGCAGCAAGTACGTCGGCAGCGAAGAGAACTGGGATCACGCCGAAGGTGCTCTGCGAGGCGTGCTGGAGCAATCCGGTTTGTCATTCAACGAAGAACCCGGTGAAGCAGCGTTCTATGGTCCCAAAGCGGACTTCATGGTGCGTGACTGCATCGGTCGTTCATGGCAGTTGGGAACCGTGCAGTTGGATTACAACCTGCCCGAACGTTTCAAGCTGGAATACAAAGGCAACGACAACGCAACTCACCGACCGGTGATGATCCATCGGGCTCCGTTTGGTTCGCTGGAACGATTCACCGGGATGTTGATCGAGCACTTTGCTGGGGCGTTCCCGATGTGGTTGTCGCCCGAGCAAATTCGTGTGTTGCCTTTGTCGGACAAGTCCGTCGAATACGCGACCGCGGTGGCCAAGCAATTTGACGAAGCCGGGTTCAAAGTCACCGTCGATGCATCTGACGGAAAGGTCCAAGCAAAGATTCGCAACGCCCAAATCGACTTGGTCAACTACATGG
Coding sequences within it:
- the thrS gene encoding threonine--tRNA ligase is translated as MSSDSPSTSASSSSQAAEVQVRLPDGSLKTQPADATAMDVAKEISEGLARSVVAAEVDGTIVDSFRPLGEIADDENVVPLRLLTTRDESALDVLRHSAAHVMARAIMRIYKGVSLAFGPTTSGGFYYDFDMPEKISEDDFPKIEAEIKKIIKAKEPFERFVLDRDEARKLCDDLDQDLKVEHIETGLGDQATVSFYRQGEFVDLCRGPHIPHAGMIKAIKLLSVAGAYWKGDASGRQLQRVYGTAFFDKKELASYLEQIEEAKRRDHRVLGKQHGLFAINPEVGQGLCLWLPKGARVRVTLEDFLRRELLSRGYDPVYSPHIGRVEMYETSGHFPYYRDSQFAPLFGSEVGGLLDAWSTRLDKDDLSKDDEDKLIAAAEVFGVKLPEYKPSASNDAKKDVLHRWQLNHERYLLKPMNCPHHCQIFGAQPRSYRQLPLRLFEFGTVYRHEQTGELNGMMRVRGLTQDDAHIFCTADQVEEEFRATIELTKFVLESVGLDDYRVQLSLRDPDSSKYVGSEENWDHAEGALRGVLEQSGLSFNEEPGEAAFYGPKADFMVRDCIGRSWQLGTVQLDYNLPERFKLEYKGNDNATHRPVMIHRAPFGSLERFTGMLIEHFAGAFPMWLSPEQIRVLPLSDKSVEYATAVAKQFDEAGFKVTVDASDGKVQAKIRNAQIDLVNYMAVVGPKEAESGQVALRDRIEGDLGSMPIKEAIARLQKEVETRQVRQAVKGSTVSIAESGGAATDY